AGAACCGCGTGCGCGTGACGCAAGTGCGCAGCGCCGGCAAGCGCACCAAAGACCAGCAGGCGACCTTGGTCGGCCTCGGTCTCGGCAAGCTGCATCGCACCCGCGAACTCGAGGATACGCCATCGGTGCGCGGCATGATCGCCAAGGTGAAACACTTGGTGACGGTCGACACGGCAAAATAAAGGACGGCGACCATGAAATTGAACGAAATCCGCGACAATTT
This is a stretch of genomic DNA from Rhodospirillales bacterium. It encodes these proteins:
- the rpmD gene encoding 50S ribosomal protein L30 — its product is MNAKSKNRVRVTQVRSAGKRTKDQQATLVGLGLGKLHRTRELEDTPSVRGMIAKVKHLVTVDTAK